The Thermocrinis ruber genome has a window encoding:
- the coxB gene encoding cytochrome c oxidase subunit II encodes MRRTSLLALLMAGSSFAQPVAEPAHLWDNMYYIWLFISVVIYLAVFIPGAYFLIKYRYRKGVNEEAQHVKENPTLEVLWTIIPVIIVIYLATQSFAFYKTQRTAPANSFDIKVTAFMWGWQFQYPNGKQVIAFFNMFEDPDTKSYLPLDKIPDTAKAYIPAGVPIKVLLTSQDVIHSFYVQPAKVTEDAVPGRITHMWFKINQPGEYWVFCREYCGTKHSKMAAVLKVVPKEEFEKWYGQPIDSANKVSLNKNF; translated from the coding sequence ATGAGGCGCACCAGTTTGTTAGCCCTACTGATGGCTGGCTCTTCCTTCGCACAGCCCGTGGCGGAACCAGCCCACTTGTGGGACAACATGTATTACATATGGTTGTTTATATCTGTGGTAATTTACCTTGCTGTGTTCATTCCTGGTGCTTACTTTTTGATCAAGTACCGCTACAGAAAAGGAGTCAACGAAGAGGCACAGCATGTTAAAGAAAATCCAACTTTAGAGGTCCTATGGACTATAATTCCTGTGATAATAGTTATCTACCTTGCCACCCAGAGCTTTGCCTTTTACAAAACCCAAAGGACCGCACCCGCAAACTCCTTTGATATAAAGGTTACCGCCTTTATGTGGGGTTGGCAGTTCCAATATCCAAACGGAAAACAGGTTATTGCCTTCTTTAACATGTTTGAGGACCCAGATACAAAATCTTACCTTCCCTTGGATAAAATCCCGGACACCGCAAAGGCATACATTCCTGCGGGCGTTCCCATAAAGGTCCTTCTTACCTCTCAAGACGTTATACACTCCTTTTATGTGCAACCTGCAAAGGTTACCGAGGACGCTGTACCCGGAAGGATAACACACATGTGGTTTAAGATCAACCAGCCCGGAGAGTACTGGGTCTTCTGCAGAGAATACTGTGGAACAAAGCACTCTAAAATGGCAGCTGTGCTAAAGGTTGTTCCCAAAGAAGAGTTTGAAAAGTGGTACGGTCAGCCAATAGATTCCGCTAACAAGGTATCTTTAAATAAAAACTTCTAA
- a CDS encoding cytochrome c oxidase subunit I: MAVAGVHKPWFGATLKEWIFTTDHKKIGVMYGITSIIFFLIAGISALGIRLELFQPGLQYMDEDHYNQLLTLHGVLMQFWWAVGIWGSFGNFLLPLMIGARDVAFPRLNALSYWLFFAASVMALLTLLPGSHIRMMWTGYPPFSLNDNAGPVAFYALIIHLLGAASLASAINLVVTNLSMRAPGITLKKMNLFLHAFMAMNVIQILGVPALAGAVTMLLLDKYFNTAFFDPTRGGDPILYQNIFWFYSHPVVYVMILPAFGLISEMIATFSRREIFGRTSMIFAIWGIAILGFMVWVHHMFTSGVPDWIRIVFSYTTVLIAVPTGIKIFNWIGTLYKGSIRFTTPMLYTLSALFMFLIGGLTGIPLGLPAFDIAVHDSHFVVAHFHYVLGMAETLAVLGGFYYWFPKLTGKMYSELWGKVGLVLIMIGSNLFYFLQFIVGLEGMPRRYADYPAIESWVVLHQLQTIGAFILAIGVGVALLNLFLSAKFGKKASDNPWESPSLEWLIPSPPPPHNFDKIPHMPEDWDPYNYEWLKKHKQLPH; the protein is encoded by the coding sequence ATGGCAGTAGCAGGCGTCCATAAGCCGTGGTTTGGAGCCACTCTAAAGGAGTGGATCTTTACCACAGACCACAAGAAGATCGGCGTAATGTATGGCATAACCAGCATAATATTCTTCCTTATTGCTGGTATTTCCGCCCTCGGTATAAGGTTGGAATTATTCCAGCCGGGTCTTCAGTATATGGATGAGGACCATTACAATCAACTTCTTACTCTTCACGGAGTTCTCATGCAGTTCTGGTGGGCGGTAGGAATATGGGGTTCCTTCGGAAACTTCCTTCTTCCTCTGATGATAGGTGCAAGGGATGTTGCCTTCCCAAGGCTCAACGCCCTTAGCTATTGGCTTTTCTTTGCAGCTAGTGTGATGGCATTGCTTACACTTTTACCCGGAAGCCATATAAGAATGATGTGGACGGGTTATCCTCCTTTCTCCCTCAACGATAACGCTGGACCTGTAGCCTTCTATGCCCTTATTATACACCTCTTGGGCGCAGCATCCTTAGCCTCCGCCATAAACCTGGTGGTTACAAACCTCAGCATGAGGGCTCCCGGAATAACCCTTAAGAAAATGAACCTTTTCTTGCATGCCTTTATGGCAATGAACGTTATCCAAATTCTTGGTGTTCCTGCCCTTGCAGGTGCAGTGACCATGCTACTTTTGGACAAATACTTCAATACCGCCTTCTTTGACCCCACAAGGGGAGGTGATCCTATCCTATATCAAAACATTTTCTGGTTCTACTCCCACCCCGTTGTGTATGTTATGATCCTTCCTGCCTTTGGTCTGATCTCCGAGATGATCGCCACCTTTTCCAGAAGGGAGATCTTCGGCAGAACCTCCATGATCTTTGCTATATGGGGTATAGCCATCCTTGGCTTTATGGTTTGGGTTCACCACATGTTCACCAGTGGCGTGCCAGATTGGATAAGGATTGTTTTCTCCTACACCACCGTTCTGATAGCTGTTCCAACAGGTATTAAGATCTTCAACTGGATTGGCACCCTCTATAAAGGTTCCATAAGATTTACCACACCCATGCTCTACACCCTGTCTGCCCTATTCATGTTCCTAATCGGTGGTTTGACTGGAATACCACTGGGACTTCCCGCCTTTGACATAGCGGTGCACGATTCTCACTTCGTGGTGGCACACTTCCACTACGTGTTGGGAATGGCAGAAACCTTAGCAGTTCTTGGCGGATTCTACTACTGGTTCCCTAAACTGACCGGCAAAATGTACAGTGAGCTCTGGGGTAAAGTGGGTCTCGTGTTGATCATGATAGGTTCTAACCTCTTTTACTTCCTGCAGTTCATCGTTGGTCTTGAGGGTATGCCCAGAAGGTATGCAGACTATCCTGCTATAGAGAGCTGGGTTGTCCTTCACCAATTGCAAACCATAGGGGCTTTCATCCTTGCCATCGGAGTGGGCGTAGCCCTTCTGAACCTCTTCCTCTCCGCAAAATTTGGCAAAAAGGCCTCCGACAACCCTTGGGAGTCTCCCTCTTTGGAATGGCTTATTCCTTCTCCACCACCACCTCACAACTTTGACAAGATTCCTCACATGCCCGAAGACTGGGACCCCTATAACTATGAGTGGCTCAAAAAGCACAAACAGCTTCCTCACTGA
- the rpsB gene encoding 30S ribosomal protein S2, with protein sequence MSVATMNELLEAGVHFGHSRGRWNPKMAPFLYGVRQGIHIIDLNKTLVYLRQAYHFVADSVAQGAEVLFVGTKKQAKDIIKEEAERCGAHYVNERWVGGLLTNFATVRKSILKLQTLERMEAEGVFDVLPKKEVKALRKKMERLRKLYGGIINMKRLPDIIWVVDTVREHIAVQEAKKLGITVVAIADSNCDPDVIDYPIPGNDDAIKSIKLLTSKIADAVLEGKTRRESLGEEAIEVARKRIITIAEEEKALFEKAMEMSEKYEYIDKGAEELE encoded by the coding sequence ATGAGCGTAGCAACTATGAACGAGCTTTTGGAGGCAGGTGTCCACTTTGGACACAGCAGGGGTAGATGGAACCCCAAGATGGCTCCCTTTTTGTATGGAGTAAGGCAGGGGATCCATATAATAGACCTAAACAAGACCCTTGTCTATCTTAGGCAAGCTTATCACTTTGTGGCAGACAGCGTAGCCCAGGGGGCGGAGGTCCTCTTTGTGGGCACCAAAAAGCAAGCAAAGGACATAATAAAGGAAGAAGCAGAGAGATGTGGAGCCCACTATGTCAACGAAAGATGGGTAGGTGGCCTGCTGACCAATTTTGCAACTGTCCGCAAAAGTATCCTTAAGTTGCAAACCCTTGAGAGAATGGAAGCTGAAGGTGTCTTTGATGTTCTACCCAAGAAAGAAGTTAAAGCTCTGCGGAAAAAGATGGAAAGGCTACGCAAGTTGTACGGTGGCATAATTAACATGAAAAGGCTACCAGACATCATTTGGGTGGTAGATACGGTGAGGGAACACATAGCGGTTCAGGAGGCAAAGAAGTTGGGTATAACTGTGGTAGCCATAGCAGACTCTAACTGTGACCCTGATGTTATAGATTACCCAATTCCCGGCAACGACGATGCCATAAAGTCTATAAAGCTTCTAACATCAAAGATAGCAGACGCGGTCCTTGAAGGAAAGACAAGAAGAGAGTCCTTGGGAGAAGAGGCAATAGAAGTTGCCAGGAAGAGGATAATCACCATAGCAGAGGAAGAAAAAGCTCTCTTTGAAAAGGCTATGGAAATGTCTGAGAAGTATGAATACATAGACAAGGGTGCTGAGGAGCTTGAGTGA
- a CDS encoding nucleotide exchange factor GrpE: protein MQEEERLSEETLGEKPTEEKVLERLEEEEKRLKELEEKLTKLENIARVANQRLVELQREYELLKERYRRDIEEFRRYGHDRFALDVLEVLDNLERALESKAESVQALREGIELIYRQFLSVLEKHGIRAIELEGKEFDPNLAEAVDRELSLDHPPNTVLRTLRKGYYLHDRVLRPARVVVSYSEEEIT, encoded by the coding sequence ATGCAGGAAGAAGAAAGGCTTTCTGAAGAAACACTAGGCGAGAAGCCTACTGAAGAGAAGGTTTTAGAGCGGTTGGAGGAAGAAGAAAAGAGGCTCAAGGAGTTAGAGGAAAAGCTAACCAAACTTGAAAACATAGCCAGGGTTGCCAACCAGAGACTTGTGGAGCTTCAAAGGGAGTATGAGCTCCTCAAGGAGAGATACAGGAGGGATATAGAGGAATTCAGGAGATACGGGCACGACCGGTTTGCTTTGGATGTTTTGGAGGTCTTGGACAACCTGGAAAGGGCTCTCGAAAGCAAAGCGGAAAGCGTCCAGGCGCTAAGAGAGGGTATAGAGCTAATATACAGGCAGTTTTTAAGCGTGTTAGAAAAGCACGGCATAAGGGCTATAGAGTTAGAGGGCAAGGAATTTGATCCGAACTTGGCAGAGGCAGTGGATAGAGAACTCTCCCTTGACCATCCTCCTAACACCGTTCTGAGGACATTAAGGAAGGGTTATTACCTTCACGATAGGGTCCTAAGACCTGCTAGGGTAGTAGTTTCTTACTCGGAGGAAGAAATAACTTAA
- a CDS encoding DUF167 domain-containing protein, which produces MLIKVKAKPRSKEEYVKRLGEDFYEVAVKEAPEKGRANARIVELLSIYFGVKKDRIKLVAGETSKSKLFQILGEKDQP; this is translated from the coding sequence ATGTTAATAAAGGTTAAAGCTAAGCCCAGGTCAAAGGAAGAGTATGTAAAAAGGCTCGGAGAGGACTTTTACGAAGTAGCTGTAAAAGAGGCCCCAGAAAAAGGTAGAGCAAACGCAAGAATCGTGGAGCTACTTTCAATATATTTTGGAGTTAAGAAGGACAGAATAAAACTTGTAGCGGGCGAGACGTCAAAATCAAAATTATTCCAGATATTAGGAGAAAAAGACCAACCTTAG
- the folD gene encoding bifunctional methylenetetrahydrofolate dehydrogenase/methenyltetrahydrofolate cyclohydrolase FolD: METSAIILDGREVSEKIRENIKKEVEYYLQRGYRKPSLAVILVGDDPPSLVYVGNKRKACEKVGIKSLFYHLPYNTKLEELLELIAELNAREDVDGILVQLPLPPHIPMQEVILAISPRKDVDGFHPENMGRLLGRLEGGFIPCTPLGIDLLLKHYQIDLKGKDVVIVGAGFIVGRPLSALMLWRDATVSVCHIHTKDIKKYTTQADVLISATGVPHLIRGDMVKEGAIVIDVGITKVGNKILGDVCFEEVKEKASAITPVPGGVGPMTVTALLLNTLQAYKKNVNKG; encoded by the coding sequence ATGGAAACTTCAGCGATAATATTGGACGGTAGAGAAGTCTCAGAGAAAATTAGGGAGAACATAAAAAAGGAAGTAGAGTATTACCTTCAAAGAGGCTACAGGAAACCCTCCTTGGCGGTTATATTGGTGGGCGATGACCCACCCAGTCTGGTCTATGTGGGAAACAAAAGGAAAGCCTGCGAAAAGGTGGGTATAAAATCCCTCTTTTACCATCTTCCATACAACACCAAACTGGAGGAGCTTTTGGAGCTTATCGCAGAACTGAACGCAAGGGAGGATGTAGATGGAATACTGGTCCAGCTACCCCTTCCACCTCACATACCCATGCAGGAGGTAATATTGGCCATATCTCCAAGGAAAGATGTGGATGGTTTTCATCCGGAGAATATGGGAAGGCTCTTGGGTAGGTTAGAGGGCGGTTTTATTCCATGCACACCCTTGGGCATAGACCTTTTGCTCAAACACTATCAAATAGACCTAAAGGGCAAGGATGTGGTTATAGTGGGAGCGGGATTTATTGTGGGAAGACCTCTTAGTGCCCTCATGCTTTGGAGGGATGCTACTGTTAGCGTATGCCACATTCACACTAAAGACATAAAAAAATACACCACCCAAGCGGACGTACTAATCTCCGCCACTGGGGTACCCCATCTGATAAGGGGGGATATGGTAAAAGAGGGTGCAATAGTTATAGATGTGGGAATAACTAAGGTGGGAAACAAAATCTTGGGAGATGTATGCTTTGAGGAGGTGAAGGAAAAGGCTTCCGCCATAACGCCCGTACCGGGTGGTGTGGGACCCATGACTGTAACTGCCCTACTTTTGAACACACTTCAAGCATACAAAAAAAATGTTAATAAAGGTTAA